GTCAGCCTTCTTTCTCCTTTAGCACATGGAAACTGAACAGAGCTTTACAATAATACACAAAAACACCTGGATGGAACAACTCCTTTTCTCCAGCTCAAGCCGCAGGCAGTTATTTACCTTCAGCTTTAGCCCAGATTTCctctagaggaggcgctgttatcAATGAAGCAGTCTCCTCCACTGTGGAGTACTTGTACCTCACTAAATAGATCAAGTATTGGATATCATCCAGCACGGCAGCCTCTTCAAATATGTTACTTTCCTTTATTCCTATGTCTCTAATATCATTCACACGATTATCAAGCATTTGCTCTGCTACGCTCAAAATGTGTGACTCAGAGGCACGGAAGACCTTATCTAGAACTTTTTCCACATTATAGGGCAGGCTCTCCTGCTGTGCCGACTTCAGCTTTAATGACATTTCCTGCAACATGGCTTCCAGTTCTTGGCCATCAAAGTACTTCAGGAAGCGTTgcaaggacttttgttctgtAAAGAAGCTGCGGATTATGGGCAAGTCTTCCTCCTGATCGCTAAGCTCTGGCTTTAGGGCTATATGTGGACTCTGTGGAAGTATATCATCTTCAAGGTCTGCAGAAGCAGGACCCTGGCTTTCTGTGTCTGTGATATGCCCTATGTCCTCAAGGTCCTCTTTTGAGATTTCTTTTCCAGTAGCCTTTTCTGTAGACCCTGAAGGGTTCAGATGTTCCTTAGGGTTGTCTTTTTCAAGATCGTCAGAATCTTTATCCTGAAATACTTCACTTATCCCTGAAGTCTGAGTGTTTTCCTCATCACTTCCATTAAAGAGTCCCTGGGCTTCCTCATCTGCCAGAGGACTTTCCTCCTTTCCCATTTCCATATCACCTCGTTCCTTGTCCATCATGTCTACCCTTTTGGCTGTGGTTTCACTTTTCTTAACAATCTCCCAAATTATActcatttcttgtttgttttctttggtttCTAGATCAGGATTGATAGTCTCTAAAATTGCTTTCTCAAGAACGTGCTGGTTAACATTCTGAATCccagaatgtttttcttttgactGTTTTGCACTTACAGCATTTTCATCCTCCAGTAGCTCTTCAGGGGGATAATAATCCTCCTCTACTGCTGCTGGCCTTTTGGTATGAAGACCCGGTACTTCTACCTCGTCAGTTTGCactgtttttttaatttcctgtgtCCCCTGTGTTGCCTTATGCTGAATCAATTCTTCAGCCGAGGACTGCTCTTTACCCTCGTCCTTGGAAAGCCCTATCTTCTCATTTACATGACTAACTGTAACAAtcacatctctttcttgttgccaAGAAAGATTTTTTCCGGGACTGGGGACCTCTTCTTCCGGTTCTCTTAACAAACCAATTCCATCTGGAGAGGAGAATCcagattgattttcagttttcagaACTAGTCCCTCTTTAATTTCCTGAGGTTGATGCTCCACTGAGTCTATGTGCAGGGTTGGTGTACTTACTGAACCTTGCTCCTCCATTCCATCTTTGGATGCATCATTTTGATTATCTCCCAGGAATGTTGCAATACCCAAGGATTCTGGTGGTTTACTCTGTTCTTGGGTCATCAGACTCCCTACAGCTTTATGTAGAGATTTATTCTCTAAGATATCTTCCAAAATCTTCTCTCCAGGTGAAGAGAGTTCTTCATTCACTTCTTTTGAGATATGGATAACTGCTTCTTTTAGGTCATTCTCGTTGTTTTCAAAGGCTGATTTTAATGTGTCCTTGCCCTTTTCAACAGCTGGCAATGAGCTGAGCTTATTGCTTTGGGGAGAAGTATATGCAATCATCCCTTCTATCTTCTCATCCTCTAATTCTGAAACATCTTGCATCAGGTGCTTCTTAGGCTCCTGAACATCTGTCTCTTTTCCTTTAATATGAAGTTCGATGTCCACTTTTGGCTCTTCATCATTATCTGTCTTAGAGGTTTCCACAAAAAGACCATATTTTGCACTTTCAGGATAAATATAATCTGTTGCTGCTTGtggtttcttctgttttctgtctGGAACTAAAGCTTcctcatcttctttttcttcttctgaataaGAATTCCGCAAATCCATCATATCTGTTTTCTCATCACCACCTGTGCCAATATATAAAGTATCCTCCAAGGTTGTCAGTATATTTTTATCATCCTTGATGCCTGGGGGCAGAGTTACCTCAACCTTATCTTCTTCATTTGAATTCTGCTCTTCACCTATTGAATATTTCTCCACTCCAAACTCTACTGGGAATTTCATGCCTTCTTCACTTATAAAGGTTAGTAATGGGAGCTCCCCAAAGCTTTCCtcattctcctcttcttccttatcAAATGCATAATAATCAGCATCCAATTCCTCATCATCAAAATCTTCGTCTAATGAAGTCACCAGTCTGGTCGTCTCATAATCAGACACAAGTGCATCAGCAGTATAACCAAATTTGGTTTTCAAGTCtaatgtcatttcttttttcaaaagtgtATAAGCATTAGTCTTCTGTTCATTTGAGACCTGAGAACTGTTGCTGGTTTTGTTGTTTTCACTTTCTGGCACTTTCAATTCATCTTGTAGTATTTCTTCAAAGGGTTCAAATGAAGTTTGTTCACCTTGAGCATTATCTGTTTGACTATCTGCATGAGGATGGTTCTTCTGAGCCAGAAATTGTTCCTCAAGATCCATAGTGTTTTCTGAGAATGCACTTTCAATTTGCTCTGAGTTTGCTAGTACTGGTTTAGGTTCAGGTTCAACATCCTGGGAGACTTCAGGAAATTGTTCCACTTTTTCTATAGCTTTCTCAGAATCTTCATTTGCAGAATCATACAATTCCAAAAATCCTAGAAGTTCTTCTACActataattatcaaaatcatctcttccaccatcaaaacagacaaaatctgtctcctgtaaggaaaaggaaaacattagTGTGTCAATAACAAAGTGTCACAAAAGCAAACTCATCCATGCTCCCAAATTCAGGATTGGTTCTAAAGAATCTTTGGGGTCAACCAGATTACCCTCCTCCAACCCCCATTGGCTAACTCCTTCTATGGCTGAGTAAATCTGTCTTTTTCTAGACTACAGTGTTAGAAagtctattctttctttctttttttttaacatgggtcATATTCTTTAAAAAGCATAATGAGTAAAAATGGTGACAATTTGGTCTCCAACAGCCTGACTCTTGGGTCTCTCTCAATTTGCTCTGAGCATAAGTAGGGAAAGGCAAGGTATCACTTGTAGGATCCTCAATCTCTAAAATCTACACCTATGTTTCAGGAATTTAATTCTTAATCATTTGCTCAGGAGAAGCTGGAAGATCCTGCAGCATTGAGAAAGATGAATCAGTTTTAAAGTATCTTACTGAGATACAAGTACATTTGATGGAATAAAGAATGATATTAAGGAGGCTCCTCACATTATTATTACCACAAGAACAAACTGAAAACAAGATTCAACAAGTTATACAccttcctcttcatcagggtttcaCAGTCACTAAGACCTCTCTCAGGactatctatatatttatttagtctTCCTTCTTGCCACTAGTAAGCAAATTGACATATAAAAGGAGCCATAGTATgaatggaaatttttttaaaaatttttttaaaaatttccatctcctaattaaatcttcataatattctgtgggggttctgggggtgggggaggcagtTCAATGTAGTAGGGATGAGTGATTTCCTCTCCCCATCACATGCATTTCTAAGCCATGAGGGATGCATGTAATGGGAAACATAATGAAAAGGCAGAGTTCAAAACAAATGAGTTCTCTGTAATCAGTGAACTGCTGTCACAGCTTAAATCCCAAGAACTAACTCTCTTTACCAACAATGAAGTCCAACAAGCAACAGAAGTGATTTTATGGCCCCTGAGATTATGAAGAAATTTtaggaacagcaacaacaaacaggatgactttatccattcaccccatCTAATCTAAGAACTATCCTAGCCTAGCAGCTTGCATATTCTACAGCCACTACAAAGAGCTGCCCAAAGATGTTTCAATGTTGGTGGGCATCAATTACTACAcaatttaaaactctagaaaataatCAGCTGAAGTGAGAATTCTAGAACACGAAATCCTTTCAGTCACAAAATCAATTTAAGTCAGagcacaatacaggaatgctgtaTAAAGGAAGCAGTTGGGGCCTTAAAAGATCTGAGACTGAACATCACCTGAAACACTCAGGTCCCCTTTTCCAAATCTATAACATGACTACGATCCCATATATGACTAAGAATAAGAAAACCTTTGTAAGTACGTATTTCTAGCCTAGTATAAAAGTTAGAGTTTATTAATTTAACCTAAATATACTTAAAATGTCTAATAACTATCCAATGAGtagttttcaagttggaatacctcCTTTTGCctgtaaaatgaaattatttacctcttaaatttaatagccaagtacaaatatattacattatttatttttcacatataaaacagaagagaaaagcCCTATAGTTGAGTAAACAGCCTTCTATAAGAATATCTgtttcaatatattagaaaactctCAGATTATAATATAATCACCCTTGAATgcctttcaaacttttttttataggtagtctgatttcaaatgaaaatctgaTACACAAATGttataaacacattataaaaCTTTCAGAAGCAGTTAACTGAATATAATGGGTGGATTTATAAGCCAGTTTACAATTGAGAACAAAAAAGAAATCCATAACTTACATCTGTTGAAATTTGTAGCTCTTCTTTAGTATATTCACGAACTACTTTGATGAAATCTttcggaaaataaccaaaaatatgGCCAACCTATAGTGCAAAGgagacaaatataaaataaattctgtACAAGAAATATAAATAAGAGATTCTCAGAAGTGGCAGGAAATATACACATAATAGATAGGTATATGGTATAACCAAGAAAGAAAGTTGCTATAACAATTACACTGAGATTATTATTCCAAATACAGAACTGTTAAAACAACATTTCCAAccactgaagttttcttttttacatttagcTTAATTCTCAACACAGAGCATATAAAGTTAAGACTTCTGAAGTAAATAAAAGATTTGCATAGGAGATTATTGTATATTATATGGTTAAAACTATATAAATCAAAGCTGGTTATAAATGCAATTCCAAATAACCTCTAGCAAGAATTTACCTGTacattttgtagcattgctcataaACCAATATTTATGTCTTTCTTAACCAATATATAACAGTCAtgaaaattaataagtaaaaacaatacaaaatctCTAAAATGTATTACCACTATAGCAAATGTATTGATAGTATATGCTTTCCTAGCTTTTTCCAAATCTACTTTTACAAGTACTTggggagaaaataaaattacaatataATGCATACTAAACCACATATCAAGCTTCAGTTTCACCCAAAATAAATCCTCTGCAGAAAAGAACCCCATTTATTTTCAGCACCAACAGCTAAATTATATGAAGTTACATAAAGTGTACAAAAGGTATATAAAGTTCCCCTTGAGAAAGACACTCTTATTACTAACTACTGACTAAAAGGAACAGAAGATTCTTGCCAATAATTAAAGGAAACTGATAGGCAAATCAAACgcccaaaaaagaaaattaaaaaaggcaTCTTATCACTAACTCTAAAATATCCCCATTCATGAATGTTCTTGTTATATCTAGAAACCATCTGAGAGCCAGTATTAGTGGTAGAATACTGCCATGAAGATTAGATAAGACGGAGCAATTAAAAGTTTCATCACTGGCAGATAAAGTCTGAGACTCTAGAAAATCAACAACAttgcagaatgaaaactaaaaactcaaaaggagaatcattttgaaaactaaagagtttttaatttcctaagtataacattcatgacatgagagGCGAGTCTGAGGGGAAATACACTTTTCCCTTCTGATGAAAATTCTATTAAGGTTAaatttggaaaaggaaaaaaaaacagagatgtatGGAGAAAGGAAACACATTTATCTCTTATTAATCTGTGTCAATTGAGACCATAGATTATATAAAGCTCCATAATTACACACTGGGTGGTATCCCATTTcttgtgatatgaaaaaaaaatgatgcagaaTCATGGAGGCTCATGactggaaataatttttataccTAATTTTGCTTCCATACATCATCCCTGCTGAGGTGCTGCTGATTTGATTTGTGGGTGGGGAGCAAAGAACTGCCACAAGAGAACAAATTCTGCATAAGCTACTATCAGAACAAATGTACTTAAGTGCCACTGCCCTGAATGGAAATATTCAAAAGGAAGATGGATTAGACAGGGGTCCTTTCCTAACTAAGTTTTTCACTTTATAGGGAGCTAAGATAAAACACAACCTGACTGAAGGCAAAGAAGACAAATGAATGCCACAGGAGCAATGCAAACAAAGTGCCACCCAAACACTCATCAGTCGGCAAAGATCCTTTCTGGTCAGGTGCTGAAAGCAGGGCTCCTCAGGAAGACAGGATGAGTGCTGCCACCCAGAATGGCAAGAGTCCTAGGGATGAACATAGTTAACAGGCTACAATGTGACAGGAGAAAATGTAAATCAAGCCCATTTATCCAAAAGTTCAAAGAAGGGGAGAAAGACGACTACTGTATGAAAAATGCCACTTGGGTACATGGAAAAACAGTTCCAAGTTTAAAGATTACGAATCCTATTTGGTATacttgaaagaaacaatagatgGTTCTTTATATGGAGTACTGCAACTGGGACTCTGTCTAAATATAAAGTTTGTACCTAAAGGCACCAAGTTTCAAGATCATTCCCTAAGAATCAGAAatggcaacaaaatgaaactagttTTCCCATAGGGATTACTCTTATTTTCTGCtgtgtggtattttatttagggtgagAACTTTCAGGGATGCAACCCGGAATGTCTCTAAACTGGAACATTCCTACAGTCATCAAAGACCCTTGCTACTATTTTAAGTAAACAATCCACATAtcacatttaaatgaaaaggacaaTACTCATAAGTATCTCAATGAGGTCACTCCTTGTGAATCTCCCCATTTAAAATATCAAAGCATGATATAAACAAtgtcatgtctttcatcagaagaTCCATACAACTGGCTAGAAGTAGAACCCCTGGGGGAACCTTCAGGCATAGATTATAGGAAAAGCAGGAAATGGATGACCCAGaagttgcaaaaaagaaaaaaaaaaagcacataatgaacataatattctgcttttttagagtaaaaacagcacaaatgattaggtaaaatacacaaaaaatcaACTTTAAATATGCATGCCTGAGTTACTATCTCAGACTTAATTTACAGGATTAACTCTAATGTCCTTGAATCCTTCCCTTTTGAAGCAGCAAAGCTAAGAATTGTCAGGTTTTCACCATGACAACCTTTATGATGTGTAGAGCCTTCTGGAACTTGATGTGAGGGGTAGCAACCACAACCAGTTCAGTTCTGTTTCAGAAAGTCTACTGACTTTCTATGCTGTGCCAGGCCTAAGGCATGTTAGGAGCACAGGGCCTGGCAGAGAGGTTAGGTTAACTCTACAAAGACCCCAAGAAATCAGTCATTTAAATCTACACTGCTGAAAAACCCATCAAAAGTAAGAATATAACACCTGTCAAACTTTTACTTACACTTCTGGCCCAAAGTTCTGGTGATACCTCTGCCAGTTTATAGTAGACATATACAGGGtcaccttttttaaaattcacaaaacGACAATCTGGGCCTCTGAAATCTTCAAGAGCTTCACCTCGGTACATTAACACTGTATATgaacattgaaaaaagaaaaacaaacattagAATTTGATTTTTCATGATCCACATTGACCCATCAGGAAATATGAATCCCACTATGAACAAAAATCAAGTTTTTCCAGTACTCTCTGGAATCACTTTTAATTCACCTGCTCAAAGTATCTAAAATTCTTCGAGATTTTATTGCTATAAAATACAATATTCCCTGCAATTAGACAAGGGAAAAGGAAGCTTCTCTATTTTTCTCTGTGCTGAGAAATAAAAAGCAATGTGGCTACCACCAATCATGGCTGGTTTCAGTGAAACTCTTGGTTCTTGCAGGcctcaatttttttctgtttcataatCATAAAAAGCTTCATTTTGCAAATATGTAAATCCAAGTGTAGACATGGACAGGCTTAAGTATGGCTTCATGCAGAGGTaatagggagggaagagggaagaataTCCAGGAACCTCCAAGGGGTTAATTAACTTGAACTAACCGCTAAAAGACATTACCTTTAAGTGGCTGCAAGTGCTACCATGCAGCCATAAACACTGTCAATTTCATTTGCAGAAGAGTTGCTGTCTCTGTGTTCAGGATCTGGGTAAATTACCAGGAAATGTATTTTCTCTGAGCAAATATTGTTGACTATATCCAACATTAAGATTGTTTCAAAACATCCTCATTAATATCAAAAATCAAAAGTGGGTATCCTATCTGACAAGGAACAAGTTTAACCATGAGAAAAGGTCAGGCAATACCTTCATGCTTAAAATGCAGGACTAGAATCACAATTGATCTAGAAACTGGTAGaagcaacatttttcttttggttgaCCAAATACACAGTTTCTGATTTAAGATGAAATGGACAATAGATGTATGTAAAAAGcacaaagaagaaatggaaataacaCTTTTTCTAAAGGCCAATTAGCAGTAAAATACACAAGAATgtgtgttttataaaaatatatgtctgaGGAACAAACACAGATTTGGAGAGGGTAACTTGTTATTTTGAAGCTAAAATAGGACTATTTTCAAAACTGTCAGCATCCTAATTCATAGATAATTAAGAGGCCAAGTTGAAGGTGAGAGAAACTTTAAGGTGGGGAATTCTCATCACAAGTGGAAATGGCAATGTTTCTCTTGCTCCCCCTTAGGTCATAGAGGATTTACAAATAAGTAATATATTAGGTGACAACATAATGCATACTATGGAGCacctatttagttattttttttttggagcaCTTATTTGGAAGGCACACAAGGACACCTGACATACACACCTCACTACTTCCTACAACACAACACAGACCCACCTGTTGTGTTTGGTCACATCTGTTTGGACACAGGCCATTTCTCAAGCTATGTTACCCCACTGAACCTTACCAACACCATGTCTTAGTACTGAGGAAGCATCAGTGATGAGATTGTCCAGGTAGCCCACATAGGATAGCGCTTGACAGCAAAGACTAGCAAACATTCTACCATGCCGGAAGCCTGATTTTGTTCACCCAAAACTGAAAGGAAATATCATGGCAGCTGCTTTGCTTTTCTGAGTGTTTATTTACTCCAGCCTTAGGGTTACCTCTAGGAACAGCTTAACATATATTGGAaacatcttttttctttatgggagtggaacaaacaattcaaattataaaatttgtttttggtaaCACCAATTTAGGCATAAAGAGCTCAATGGTAAACTTCTTGGCCTTTTcagcatgaatattttaaaatatgtactgcTTACAATTTATGGACAACATGGTCATCAAGTTACAAGGTTACTAGAAACCAAGCAGGAGGCCAAAAGAAGAATTCTGGGCCAGTAAATATATAGAGGAAAGAGGTTCCAACAACACTAGCAACTGAGTCTAAAACTGAATTGGCTTATAAAAATCTTGGAGTATTATTGTTATTGCAACAAACCTCTTCATCTGAATCTGAATGGCTACATCCTCCCCACCGCCCACCTCCAATCCAGGTGTGCAGGAAGCAATTCTGTCCGCTTCCTGCACACAGAAGAGGCTGCAGTTCCCAGGTGGCCAGTGCAGATCCTTGGCCTCTTTCAAAAGCAAAAGATTACTGGCCCACCTGCTACCCTACCTCAAATATGAAGGGAGGCTTCTATGCACAGAAATGACAGGTTGAAGCAGAGTCGGGGCCGAGACCTGGGAACACATTGCGTGCCTGGACTTGGTGCTCTTCCCAAGTCTAAACTCTAGTCCCTGTTAAAAGGCAAAACCAGCCCAATCCCCAGTGCAGCAAAAAAAAACGAAGGGGCCAGTGAGCCTTTCCCAAGGAGCCCCACCATCAACCTGCCACTGGGATTAAGGCCACCTAgccctggagagcatctgccCTGATACCGCACCGGCCCAGGTCCCTGTGGCGGGGGCAGAAAAGCGCTCTGCTACAGTGTGGGGAGCCCCGGGCGCGTGGCGCGCAACCCCATCACCCATTGAGATCCTAGGCAAATCCTGGAAGGGAATAAACTGAGAGCTGTCCCTGGGGAATCCTGTTTCCCAACCCCCGCCTCAGtcagtagagaaaaataaaacgctGGCAACAAGTGGGAGTCCAAACCCCCGCAACCCGAGCGGGCTGGCGGGGGCGCAGGCAGAGCCGGAGTGGGCACACGCAGGGTCCCGAGGCTCTTGTCACTCCTGCACCCCACCCGTCGTCCTTCGACCCCCTAGCCCAGCCCGCGGGGCTGGGGACTGGGAGATCAGAGCCCCATGCAGCCCTGAAGAGCCACCGCAGAGACCCCGGGCCGCCCACCCGCCTGCGCACTCACTGCTGCATTCGTCGTCTGCACAGAGTTTGTGCTTCCAGAAGCGCTGGCCAGTGCTCGGGTCCGGTTGGCCCAGTACTCGCCAGGTCGGACAGAGCACGAACAGCCAGAAGAGCAGCCCCGGCGCCGCAGCCATGTTGTGGTCACCTCGGGGAGTAGGCTGCGGCGGGCATGGGGCTCAGGGGGCAGGGTGGGTAGCAAGGCGCGGAGGGGCGGCACCCGGGAAGGCTTCAGCCTTTCCCGGTTGACACGTCAGCAGGGATATATGGGGGTCGATGCACTGGCTCTACTGGGGAATGCAGGGAGCCGGAGCTCCCCGTCCTTCTCTAGTGGAGACCTGCTCCTCAACTGAAGACCTTCTCCTCTAGTAGCTGCCGTGGCAACTAGGACTCTCTTTCTCGTCCAATCACCTGCCTTTGCTTCGGTGCCCTCACAAGCGACCCTCCGCATGATTCCATTCGCCACCCACCATCCCCCGCCACTCCGCCAACCGGTCTTTTCTGGCTTTCATCAACTTCTCATTTGTGGTCCATCCTGAACTAGCCTACTCCACTTCACCATCACTCCCATCCCCCATTCCTGGTCTGGTACCACCTTTTCTGAACTACCAAATCCCACCCATGACTTGTCACAGCTAGTCTATGGTTCCAAGCTCCCTCCCCTTCAAACTCCTAGAGGTTCCTTGAAGCCCCACCCCAAT
This window of the Callospermophilus lateralis isolate mCalLat2 unplaced genomic scaffold, mCalLat2.hap1 Scaffold_107, whole genome shotgun sequence genome carries:
- the LOC143386240 gene encoding transport and Golgi organization protein 1 homolog; translated protein: MAAAPGLLFWLFVLCPTWRVLGQPDPSTGQRFWKHKLCADDECSMLMYRGEALEDFRGPDCRFVNFKKGDPVYVYYKLAEVSPELWARSVGHIFGYFPKDFIKVVREYTKEELQISTDETDFVCFDGGRDDFDNYSVEELLGFLELYDSANEDSEKAIEKVEQFPEVSQDVEPEPKPVLANSEQIESAFSENTMDLEEQFLAQKNHPHADSQTDNAQGEQTSFEPFEEILQDELKVPESENNKTSNSSQVSNEQKTNAYTLLKKEMTLDLKTKFGYTADALVSDYETTRLVTSLDEDFDDEELDADYYAFDKEEEENEESFGELPLLTFISEEGMKFPVEFGVEKYSIGEEQNSNEEDKVEVTLPPGIKDDKNILTTLEDTLYIGTGGDEKTDMMDLRNSYSEEEKEDEEALVPDRKQKKPQAATDYIYPESAKYGLFVETSKTDNDEEPKVDIELHIKGKETDVQEPKKHLMQDVSELEDEKIEGMIAYTSPQSNKLSSLPAVEKGKDTLKSAFENNENDLKEAVIHISKEVNEELSSPGEKILEDILENKSLHKAVGSLMTQEQSKPPESLGIATFLGDNQNDASKDGMEEQGSVSTPTLHIDSVEHQPQEIKEGLVLKTENQSGFSSPDGIGLLREPEEEVPSPGKNLSWQQERDVIVTVSHVNEKIGLSKDEGKEQSSAEELIQHKATQGTQEIKKTVQTDEVEVPGLHTKRPAAVEEDYYPPEELLEDENAVSAKQSKEKHSGIQNVNQHVLEKAILETINPDLETKENKQEMSIIWEIVKKSETTAKRVDMMDKERGDMEMGKEESPLADEEAQGLFNGSDEENTQTSGISEVFQDKDSDDLEKDNPKEHLNPSGSTEKATGKEISKEDLEDIGHITDTESQGPASADLEDDILPQSPHIALKPELSDQEEDLPIIRSFFTEQKSLQRFLKYFDGQELEAMLQEMSLKLKSAQQESLPYNVEKVLDKVFRASESHILSVAEQMLDNRVNDIRDIGIKESNIFEEAAVLDDIQYLIYLVRYKYSTVEETASLITAPPLEEIWAKAEEMQPPHEDDFPKENTNNLNRNLHEEPRLLSHHLNMNHPEEPSLLSQPVTEDMGVLEVSQIPNTEKVDPELLITEGTPVDDADTEEKLKEIKVEEPPDATLLDNMLSLLYSYLLYFTKMLFTTLPDEYQPGPDFYGLPWEPVVFTVFFGLVSFVIFFWRTVLVVKDRVYQVTEQQIAQKIINFMKEDEELIQKFSKYEEKIKESETQIQETMKQNMILSDEATKYKDKIKLLEKAKEFLDERAKSLHVMLESEREQNAKNHDLIIENKKSIEKLEDVISVNTSEFSELQNVFNEAKLREEKVKLECCQLQKENTILKTTKEQLQQEVKDWCTSHAELSEHIKSFEKSQKDLLVFLNHKDDTINTLTNYITQLNRLQCESESEDQNREDESDELTNGEVAGDRNEKIKDQIKQMMDVSRTQTTISVVEEDLKLLQLMLRASMPTKCNLKDQIKKLEGDCNSLQSSKVGLEEECKTLRQKVEILNELYQKNEMALQKKQSQEECERLEKEQQLSAADEKVVSAVQEVKNYKRRIEEMEEELQKTERSFKNQIAMHEKKAHDNWLKARSAERAIAEEKREAANLRQKLLEMTQKMAMRQDEPVIVKPMPERPNLQNPPRRGPLSHNGSFGPSPVSGGDCSPSLTAEPAGRPPSATLNQRDMPRNGFGSMDGPLPRTQWSSEASGKPVASDPGCGPAHMNSSSKSSSPAKVTDEGKQTVPQEPETPSVSTITSLTEHPVGVNMAMKGPPPFSGVPFMGPPMEPPMRRPPPPPFWYGPPFQLGGPFGPRPIPPPFGPSIRPPIGFREYAPGVPPGQWDLPFDPRDFFPGPAPFRPLGSFGPREYFIPGAPLPPPTHRPQDYGPPPAAKDLMSSGFKDEPPPTPDSQSSEGCSQALKQGP